The following are from one region of the Bactrocera oleae isolate idBacOlea1 chromosome 6, idBacOlea1, whole genome shotgun sequence genome:
- the LOC106624347 gene encoding uncharacterized protein isoform X2 gives MFHFLHGNCDIGEYCGNPKVSAPGLSNEVVIEMVWSKSFAITNRTYIFLITYAAVSALWIVTSLLVLASICGRVTNLVAAISFWPWFLIVIGGSILDGVATGYYICDVINTTTVSDAFTYIGANTTNGDLMNFLESYDAYFITPALVMTCLSSRVVLIWLLNIFGTGFCLSLSHVLAKNSSSLITNESSINTSGDHSSSIANIEKNMINTNPRRSEVKPIQFGVNTPEIVTEQASIQNEISFNDHPTPNTSTTIRQVSSVSTQNDSAQLNTVENNTSYRHADSHPDRLDYPATNSRPISPISPILPLEQVQHLSTETPLNSRYSSVEQSNSRLNAELRSQLPWSYTNMLGKPQVPLKPQKQIYPEIPKPDYTT, from the exons ATGTTTCATTTCCTTCATGGCAATTGTGATATtg GAGAATATTGCGGGAATCCAAAAGTATCAGCGCCAGGTCTTTCAAACgaagttgtaattgaaatggttTGGTCTAAATCATTTGCCATTACAAATCGgacgtatatatttttgatcaCATATGCAGCAGTAAGCGCATTGTGGATAGTAACATCTCTGCTTGTTTTAG CTTCAATTTGCGGACGTGTTACAAACTTGGTCGCAGCTATTTCATTTTGGCCATGGTTTTTAATAGTAATCGGAGGAAGTATTCTAGACGGTGTAGCAACTGGTTATTATATATGTGACGTTATAAACACAACT ACAGTAAGCGATGCATTTACATATATCGGAGCTAATACCACAAATGGtgatttaatgaattttttggaAAGCTATGATGCCTATTTTATTACTCCTGCATTAGTAATGACTTGTTTGAGTTCGCGCGTGGTGCTTATATGGCTGCTTAACATTTTTGGTACCGGGTTTTGTTTGTCATTATCTCACGTTCtggcaaaaaat AGTTCTAGTTTAATAACAAACGAAAGTTCAATCAATACCTCTGGTGATCACAGCTCTTCTAttgcaaatattgaaaaaaatatgataaatacCAACCCACGCCGATCAGAAGTAAAACCCATTCAATTCGGTGTGAATACACCAGAGATAGTAACTGAACAAGCTTCAATTCAAAATGAAATAAGCTTTAACGACCACCCAACACCAAATACATCGACTACAATTCGCCAAGTCTCATCGGTGTCAACACAAAATGATAGCGCACAATTGAATACAGTTGAAAATAATACATCGTATCGCCACGCTGATTCACATCCTGATCGTCTTGACTATCCAGCCACGAACTCCAGGCCAATTTCCCCCATTTCCCCCATTTTGCCTTTGGAACAAGTTCAACACCTATCAACAGAAACACCTTTGAATAGCCGATATTCAAGTGTAGAACAGTCAAACTCTCGCCTGAACGCAGAATTACGAAGTCAATTACCATGGTCATACACCAATATGCTAGGTAAACCTCAAGTACCACTCAAGCCCCAAAAGCAAATTTATCCGGAAATTCCAAAGCCTGATTATactacataa
- the LOC106624347 gene encoding uncharacterized protein isoform X3 — protein sequence MASNINTGFAKCFISFMAIVILLQGCVYLGLSIYGVTRESCQNEATADITKNPFEFVMRLIYFQTSICGRVTNLVAAISFWPWFLIVIGGSILDGVATGYYICDVINTTTVSDAFTYIGANTTNGDLMNFLESYDAYFITPALVMTCLSSRVVLIWLLNIFGTGFCLSLSHVLAKNSSSLITNESSINTSGDHSSSIANIEKNMINTNPRRSEVKPIQFGVNTPEIVTEQASIQNEISFNDHPTPNTSTTIRQVSSVSTQNDSAQLNTVENNTSYRHADSHPDRLDYPATNSRPISPISPILPLEQVQHLSTETPLNSRYSSVEQSNSRLNAELRSQLPWSYTNMLGKPQVPLKPQKQIYPEIPKPDYTT from the exons ATGGCTTCTAATATCAATACCGGCTTTGCTAAATGTTTCATTTCCTTCATGGCAATTGTGATATtg CTCCAAGGCTGTGTCTATCTTGGTTTATCAATATACGGAGTAACGCGGGAGAGCTGCCAGAATGAAGCAACGGCAGATATAACCAAAAACCCCTTTGAATTTGTAATGCGCTTGATTTACTTTCAAA CTTCAATTTGCGGACGTGTTACAAACTTGGTCGCAGCTATTTCATTTTGGCCATGGTTTTTAATAGTAATCGGAGGAAGTATTCTAGACGGTGTAGCAACTGGTTATTATATATGTGACGTTATAAACACAACT ACAGTAAGCGATGCATTTACATATATCGGAGCTAATACCACAAATGGtgatttaatgaattttttggaAAGCTATGATGCCTATTTTATTACTCCTGCATTAGTAATGACTTGTTTGAGTTCGCGCGTGGTGCTTATATGGCTGCTTAACATTTTTGGTACCGGGTTTTGTTTGTCATTATCTCACGTTCtggcaaaaaat AGTTCTAGTTTAATAACAAACGAAAGTTCAATCAATACCTCTGGTGATCACAGCTCTTCTAttgcaaatattgaaaaaaatatgataaatacCAACCCACGCCGATCAGAAGTAAAACCCATTCAATTCGGTGTGAATACACCAGAGATAGTAACTGAACAAGCTTCAATTCAAAATGAAATAAGCTTTAACGACCACCCAACACCAAATACATCGACTACAATTCGCCAAGTCTCATCGGTGTCAACACAAAATGATAGCGCACAATTGAATACAGTTGAAAATAATACATCGTATCGCCACGCTGATTCACATCCTGATCGTCTTGACTATCCAGCCACGAACTCCAGGCCAATTTCCCCCATTTCCCCCATTTTGCCTTTGGAACAAGTTCAACACCTATCAACAGAAACACCTTTGAATAGCCGATATTCAAGTGTAGAACAGTCAAACTCTCGCCTGAACGCAGAATTACGAAGTCAATTACCATGGTCATACACCAATATGCTAGGTAAACCTCAAGTACCACTCAAGCCCCAAAAGCAAATTTATCCGGAAATTCCAAAGCCTGATTATactacataa
- the LOC106624347 gene encoding uncharacterized protein isoform X4: MVWSKSFAITNRTYIFLITYAAVSALWIVTSLLVLASICGRVTNLVAAISFWPWFLIVIGGSILDGVATGYYICDVINTTTVSDAFTYIGANTTNGDLMNFLESYDAYFITPALVMTCLSSRVVLIWLLNIFGTGFCLSLSHVLAKNSSSLITNESSINTSGDHSSSIANIEKNMINTNPRRSEVKPIQFGVNTPEIVTEQASIQNEISFNDHPTPNTSTTIRQVSSVSTQNDSAQLNTVENNTSYRHADSHPDRLDYPATNSRPISPISPILPLEQVQHLSTETPLNSRYSSVEQSNSRLNAELRSQLPWSYTNMLGKPQVPLKPQKQIYPEIPKPDYTT, from the exons atggttTGGTCTAAATCATTTGCCATTACAAATCGgacgtatatatttttgatcaCATATGCAGCAGTAAGCGCATTGTGGATAGTAACATCTCTGCTTGTTTTAG CTTCAATTTGCGGACGTGTTACAAACTTGGTCGCAGCTATTTCATTTTGGCCATGGTTTTTAATAGTAATCGGAGGAAGTATTCTAGACGGTGTAGCAACTGGTTATTATATATGTGACGTTATAAACACAACT ACAGTAAGCGATGCATTTACATATATCGGAGCTAATACCACAAATGGtgatttaatgaattttttggaAAGCTATGATGCCTATTTTATTACTCCTGCATTAGTAATGACTTGTTTGAGTTCGCGCGTGGTGCTTATATGGCTGCTTAACATTTTTGGTACCGGGTTTTGTTTGTCATTATCTCACGTTCtggcaaaaaat AGTTCTAGTTTAATAACAAACGAAAGTTCAATCAATACCTCTGGTGATCACAGCTCTTCTAttgcaaatattgaaaaaaatatgataaatacCAACCCACGCCGATCAGAAGTAAAACCCATTCAATTCGGTGTGAATACACCAGAGATAGTAACTGAACAAGCTTCAATTCAAAATGAAATAAGCTTTAACGACCACCCAACACCAAATACATCGACTACAATTCGCCAAGTCTCATCGGTGTCAACACAAAATGATAGCGCACAATTGAATACAGTTGAAAATAATACATCGTATCGCCACGCTGATTCACATCCTGATCGTCTTGACTATCCAGCCACGAACTCCAGGCCAATTTCCCCCATTTCCCCCATTTTGCCTTTGGAACAAGTTCAACACCTATCAACAGAAACACCTTTGAATAGCCGATATTCAAGTGTAGAACAGTCAAACTCTCGCCTGAACGCAGAATTACGAAGTCAATTACCATGGTCATACACCAATATGCTAGGTAAACCTCAAGTACCACTCAAGCCCCAAAAGCAAATTTATCCGGAAATTCCAAAGCCTGATTATactacataa
- the LOC106624347 gene encoding uncharacterized protein isoform X1 translates to MASNINTGFAKCFISFMAIVILLQGCVYLGLSIYGVTRESCQNEATADITKNPFEFVMRLIYFQREYCGNPKVSAPGLSNEVVIEMVWSKSFAITNRTYIFLITYAAVSALWIVTSLLVLASICGRVTNLVAAISFWPWFLIVIGGSILDGVATGYYICDVINTTTVSDAFTYIGANTTNGDLMNFLESYDAYFITPALVMTCLSSRVVLIWLLNIFGTGFCLSLSHVLAKNSSSLITNESSINTSGDHSSSIANIEKNMINTNPRRSEVKPIQFGVNTPEIVTEQASIQNEISFNDHPTPNTSTTIRQVSSVSTQNDSAQLNTVENNTSYRHADSHPDRLDYPATNSRPISPISPILPLEQVQHLSTETPLNSRYSSVEQSNSRLNAELRSQLPWSYTNMLGKPQVPLKPQKQIYPEIPKPDYTT, encoded by the exons ATGGCTTCTAATATCAATACCGGCTTTGCTAAATGTTTCATTTCCTTCATGGCAATTGTGATATtg CTCCAAGGCTGTGTCTATCTTGGTTTATCAATATACGGAGTAACGCGGGAGAGCTGCCAGAATGAAGCAACGGCAGATATAACCAAAAACCCCTTTGAATTTGTAATGCGCTTGATTTACTTTCAAA GAGAATATTGCGGGAATCCAAAAGTATCAGCGCCAGGTCTTTCAAACgaagttgtaattgaaatggttTGGTCTAAATCATTTGCCATTACAAATCGgacgtatatatttttgatcaCATATGCAGCAGTAAGCGCATTGTGGATAGTAACATCTCTGCTTGTTTTAG CTTCAATTTGCGGACGTGTTACAAACTTGGTCGCAGCTATTTCATTTTGGCCATGGTTTTTAATAGTAATCGGAGGAAGTATTCTAGACGGTGTAGCAACTGGTTATTATATATGTGACGTTATAAACACAACT ACAGTAAGCGATGCATTTACATATATCGGAGCTAATACCACAAATGGtgatttaatgaattttttggaAAGCTATGATGCCTATTTTATTACTCCTGCATTAGTAATGACTTGTTTGAGTTCGCGCGTGGTGCTTATATGGCTGCTTAACATTTTTGGTACCGGGTTTTGTTTGTCATTATCTCACGTTCtggcaaaaaat AGTTCTAGTTTAATAACAAACGAAAGTTCAATCAATACCTCTGGTGATCACAGCTCTTCTAttgcaaatattgaaaaaaatatgataaatacCAACCCACGCCGATCAGAAGTAAAACCCATTCAATTCGGTGTGAATACACCAGAGATAGTAACTGAACAAGCTTCAATTCAAAATGAAATAAGCTTTAACGACCACCCAACACCAAATACATCGACTACAATTCGCCAAGTCTCATCGGTGTCAACACAAAATGATAGCGCACAATTGAATACAGTTGAAAATAATACATCGTATCGCCACGCTGATTCACATCCTGATCGTCTTGACTATCCAGCCACGAACTCCAGGCCAATTTCCCCCATTTCCCCCATTTTGCCTTTGGAACAAGTTCAACACCTATCAACAGAAACACCTTTGAATAGCCGATATTCAAGTGTAGAACAGTCAAACTCTCGCCTGAACGCAGAATTACGAAGTCAATTACCATGGTCATACACCAATATGCTAGGTAAACCTCAAGTACCACTCAAGCCCCAAAAGCAAATTTATCCGGAAATTCCAAAGCCTGATTATactacataa